The nucleotide window AAGAAACTATCAACGGGCGAAAGCGATATAGAAGAGGAGCGAAGACTTTGTTATGTGGGTATGACAAGAGCACAGGAAAGATTATATTGCTCTTCGGCAAAGAGAAGAAGGATCTATGGCCGCTGGCAGGATATGAAAACATCGCGATTTGTGGAAGAGATGAAAACAGTGGGAAAGATAAAGTGACCAACAAAAAGTTGAGCGCGCTCAACTTTCATTATAAGCTTAGAAACAAAAATGCTCTTTTCTCCTATTTAAAACAATAAAAGCTATACATAAAGACATATAAGCTTTTAAAATATCTCTTGACAAACAAAAAATGGTATATTAGTATTGTGTTCAGGTAAATATAGGAGTGCAAAATGCAAAAAGACGGGATAGAATTAAATGCAGATGCTTATAAAGTAGATCAAGCTGCGAAGGTTTTAGATCTAGGAGAAGATACAATAAGGCGATATATACGAGAGGGAAAACTTGAAGCTAAGAAAGTAGGGAAAGAGTGGTATATATCGAGGCCTGCTTTGGAAAAACTCATTGGCCTGAAAAAATAAAACAAGGGACTAAAACAATGAGAACCATTGCATTTGCTAACCAAAAGGGTGGCGTTGGTAAAACAACATCCACAGTTAATCTTGGGGCGGGCTTGGCTGAAAATGGGAAAAAGGTCCTATTGGTGGATCTGGATCCTCAAGCAAACTTAACTTATTCTCTCGGCATAAAGGGTCATGAACTAAAAGAAACAATTTATGATGTTTTTAAAAACGGGAAGGACATAGAAAATATAATTATTAAAAGGAATAACTTTTTTGTGGCGCCAACAAGTATAGATCTTTCAGGGGCAGAAATAGAGTTGGTAAGCATTGCCGGGAGAGAGCTGCTTTTAAAAGATGCCCTAGAAGGTCTAGTTGGCTATGATTATATCTTGATAGACTGCCCACCATCTTTAGGCTTGCTTACGCTAAATGGGTTGGTTGCAGCAGAGGAGGTTTTTATAGCAATACAGACTGAATATCTAGCGCTCCAGGGTATGAGTAAGATGCTTGAGACGATTAATGTTGTTAAGCGACGGCTTAATAAAAGACTTTCTATCTCTGGTGTAATTTGCACCCTATATGATGGAAGAAAAAATCTTCACAAAGAGGTTGCGGAAAAAGTAAAGGAGCATTTTAAAAATAAGGTGTTTAAAACTATTATTAGGGACAATATATCGCTTGCTGAGTCAACAAGTTATGGTCAAACGATTTTTGAGTATAAAGATAATAGCTATGGAGCTGAGGACTATATGGAATTAGCAAGAGAAGTTGTAAAAATGGAGAGATAATATGGCTAAAGAAAAGAAACTGAGATTGGGAAGAGATCCGCTGGATTGGGTTAAACCAACTGTGCTTGAGGGCAAAAAAGAAGACGAATTGCGCGAGATACCTGTGGATAAAATTGTTTTTGATAAAAACCAACCTCGTGTTTATGGTAAAGACGCCGAAGATCTCGAGATAAAAGAATTGGCCGAAAGCATAAAATCTGTTGGCCTGCTAGAGCCTATCACTGTGTGCAAGCTTCCAGACGGTAATTTTTTAGTTAGGTTGGGTGAACGCAGAGCGAAGGCCTACATTACAACCGGGAAGAAGAAAATTACGGCAATCATTAAAGGCAAAGATGAGAGCCGCGAAGATGTTTATTTAAAACAGTTAATTGAAAACATTCAAAGAAAAAACCTAAATATCTATGAGGTCGGCATTGCCTATAGTAAGTTAAGTAAAGACTTTAATATGAAGCAGGATGCGATAGGGAAGCGAGTTGGAAAGACGAAGTCAGCAGTTAATAAGTATATTAATATATCTAAATTACCCAATGAAATAAAAGAAAAATGTGAGTGTGCACATATTAGCTCTTTTAGACTTTTGGATCCAATTGCAACAGCATATAATAAAAACCCTAATTCTGTACTAAAATATTTAGATAGTGTTATTAAATTGGGAAAGAAAGTAGAAAAAAGAGAAGATATTGAAACGGGATTAAAAAAAACAAGAAAGAAAGAAGAATATAAAAGAGAGAGATTTATGTTTAACAACGAGGAAGTTACAGTTAATGTTGCTATAAAACAAAACTTAGTTAATATTAATATTAATAGAAAAAAGAAAGAAATAGATGGCGT belongs to bacterium and includes:
- a CDS encoding ParB/RepB/Spo0J family partition protein; translated protein: MAKEKKLRLGRDPLDWVKPTVLEGKKEDELREIPVDKIVFDKNQPRVYGKDAEDLEIKELAESIKSVGLLEPITVCKLPDGNFLVRLGERRAKAYITTGKKKITAIIKGKDESREDVYLKQLIENIQRKNLNIYEVGIAYSKLSKDFNMKQDAIGKRVGKTKSAVNKYINISKLPNEIKEKCECAHISSFRLLDPIATAYNKNPNSVLKYLDSVIKLGKKVEKREDIETGLKKTRKKEEYKRERFMFNNEEVTVNVAIKQNLVNININRKKKEIDGVYLASILKKLSRKYGE
- a CDS encoding AAA family ATPase codes for the protein MRTIAFANQKGGVGKTTSTVNLGAGLAENGKKVLLVDLDPQANLTYSLGIKGHELKETIYDVFKNGKDIENIIIKRNNFFVAPTSIDLSGAEIELVSIAGRELLLKDALEGLVGYDYILIDCPPSLGLLTLNGLVAAEEVFIAIQTEYLALQGMSKMLETINVVKRRLNKRLSISGVICTLYDGRKNLHKEVAEKVKEHFKNKVFKTIIRDNISLAESTSYGQTIFEYKDNSYGAEDYMELAREVVKMER
- a CDS encoding helix-turn-helix domain-containing protein — translated: MQKDGIELNADAYKVDQAAKVLDLGEDTIRRYIREGKLEAKKVGKEWYISRPALEKLIGLKK